A stretch of DNA from Gimesia chilikensis:
GGAGGTGAAGGGTTTGCAGAACATGGCCATGCCCTCTTCCCATTTCTTCTCGCCGACCATGGCCAGTTTGCCGATGTCTTTGAAGTGCTTGAGGTCGAACTTGATGTCTTCCCAGATGGCTTCCATGGACCAGCCGTGGAAGTCGTGGAGAACGACCAGCATGTGCAGGGGGCCGTGCTGCTGGATCAGTGTTTCAATCGTGGGGGTAAAGTCGTGGTAATCTTGCTTGACCAGCTTACCGGACATGTTGATTTCCACGTAGTTCTCAGTCTCGTGGTGTATGATTTCAAGTGACATCGGTTGTCTCCTTTAAAGGTGAGAGAAATACTTACAGTCTCCAGCATAATTAAATCAGGGCTGGTTTCCAATTCGTAATGGACAGATTTCACGGTTCCTTGATAAACCTGATTGCCCTGGTTCAGGCGGTTGTCGGAACCGGTGCCAGGGTGCCGGCTGGAAAGGTCATGATCTGTGTGGCGACACGTTCTGCCTGTGTGTGATCGTGGGTGATCCAGACGAAGGCCGGACGCTGGTTTGAGGTCTCAAGCCACTGTTGAATGATCTGCTCAAACTGCCGCGTGGTTTGCGGATCGAGGCCGGACGTCGGTTCGTCCATCAACAGGATCTGTGGGGCGAGAATCAAAGCCCGCAGCAGAGCGACGATCTGCCCTTCTCCCCCTGAGAGGGCACTGGATTTCCGCTTGAGAAACCCGTTGGGCCGTTCGAAGGAACTGAGCAGTTCCAGAACCGCGTCGACATTGTTGGATTTATCCTGGTTGATATGAAACTGCAGTGCGAATTTCAGATTGCTTTCTACGGTTCCTTCGATGAGGACGGGCCGCTGCTGCAAATAGACGACCTGGCTGCGGTAGGCGGGCAGGTCCTTGTCGGCGACGGGGGCATTCTGAAACAGAATGTCTCCCGCCTGGATTTCATCCAGCATGGCCAGAGATCGAAGGAACAGCGATTTTCCCGAACCCGTGGGGCCGACAATCGCGATCCGATCGCCGGGATGGACCTTGAGTGACAAATCGCGGACGAGACACTCCCCTGCACTGGTCTGACGGCCGATCGAGCGGGCTTCCAGTAGACAATCCTGGTCTGGTTCCGTCGCGTCACTCAAGCGATCTGCTCCACTTCGATCTGATCGTAGAAGGTTTGCATCCGCTTTTCCGACAGGCGGGCGGGCAGGAGTTGTGTCAGGTTGTCGGCAGCGGCCGCCATTCCCCGGCGGATGGCATCGGGGACCGGTTTGCCGCGATGCAGGGCCACCGCGATGCCCGCTGCCAGGCTGTCACCACAGGCAATGGGATTGACGACTTCCGCCCGAGCGGGTGTGAAGCGATAGACGTGTTCCCGCGAGGTGGCCCAGAGGGTGTCTTTGCCCTGCGAAATCACGACCCAGGTGGCGCCCCGCTGGTTGATCTGCTGCATGCCTTTAATGAGCGCCTCGGTATCAGCGAGTTTGGTCATCAGGGTGCGTTCCAGTTCCTCATGATTGGGTTTGACCAGGAACGGTTTTTCTTCGAGGGCTGCTTCCAGTTCCGGTCCGCGGGCGTCGAGAATCACGGGACAATGTGTCTCGGCGATCAGATCGCGGTAAAAGCTGGAGGGGGTGCCTGCGGGAAGCGAACCGGTAAGTACAACCACCTGGGCAGACTTGAGGTGCTTCAGGTATTCCTTCTTGAAAGCCGCCAGCTCCTCTGCAGTGATGGGTTGTGCGTTTTCAACCAGTTCGGTGGTCTTGCCGGTGGAACGATCCAGGATCGTCGTGCAGACCCGGGTCGGCGTCTGTTGCGGGATGACGCAGGATGAGACGCCCAGCTGATCGAGTTCGTTTGAGATCAGCTCCCGCGCGAAGCCTCCCGCCGGGTAGATCGTCTCGCAGGGAGTTCCCAGGTGCCGGACTGCGATGCCGACGTTGATGACCTTCCCGGAAGAGGCCCATTGCGCAGACTGACAGCGGTTGACCTCACCTGTTTCCAGGGAGGTCACTTCCAGAATCTGCTGCCAGGCCGGGCTCAAGCCGGCTGCGATAATCATGGTATCAATCCTTTACAAAGATAAACGGGAAAGGGGTCAGGGAACGAGTTCGCCGCGGAGCATAATCTGGCCCACGCGAATGCGGGTTCCCTGGTATTTGGGAGATTTCAATTCTTCATCCGGATTTTTGAGGCGAAACGCGACCGGAGTACGGTCCGGCTGCTCGGGATGAATTTCAACGGTCACGGTATGAATCTGGTTCGGGTCCAGGTTCTGTGCCAGTCGAAGCGTCGAAATTCGATGGTAGGTGCAGTAGCTGTCAAAGCGGGCTACCGGTTTCTGGCTCGGCTTGCCGTCGACAGTGATCAGGACCTGTCCCCCGTCGGGGCCGAGCAGGTCGTAGAGGGCTGCCTGGGTTCCGCGGAAGCGGAAAGTGATGCGACTGCCGGGTTCGTCAGCTTCCCAGATCTGCCCCATGCGATTGCCGAAGCGTTTCTGCAGAATATTGTCAGCGGGCAGCTTCTTCCAGTTGCCGGTGAGCATGGATGGTTCGAGGGGAATCATCTTGGCATTGGTCCAGTGGCTTTTGACGAAAGGCTGTTTCAGCTTGTCGGCATGATTGACTGGTTGAGAGTCGTTTTCCATTTTCTGGATAGCGTCGCCAATGACTTCGGTGTAGATCTCGTGTCCCTGGTCCAGCGGGTGAACACCATCTTTGGAGAACTGGATAATGCCGTCTGCCAGCGGCTTGTCGGACTGAAACTTAAGTTTCCCCTGCTGTTCGAGTTCGGCAATTTTGAGGGCGACATTGATGGACGGGATGCCGTAATGGTCGGCCAGGAGTTCCATGGCGGAAGCGGCCCGCGGGCATTCTCCCTCGCGGAGTTCCTTTTCGTAGTTCACGCGGAAGGTATAGACGAAGCAGATATCGGTCTGCGGATTTGCCTGCCAGATCTGTCGCACGATGCCATCCATCGAGTCCCAGATGGCCTCGGGTTGACGTCCCCCGTCATTGACGGCGAATTCGACAAAAACCAGATCGGGTTTGTGATCGAGGACATCGCGCTGGAGTCGAAAGACGCCCAGGTCACTGCCCGTTCCCCCGATGGCAGCGTGGATCTCGTGAATCCTGGCTTTGGGGAATGCCTCCTTGAGCCACTTGGTCGTTTTGACGCGCCAGCCGTTGGCTGCTGTGATGGAGCCGCCGAGATAGGCAACGTTGACTTCTTTTCCCTGCTGCAGTTTCTGAAGCACATTGCCGAGACCCTGGCGGGGTTTCACCAGTTCGGCTTTGACGGCGTGGTAAGCAGGCGGTGCAGCCTGGATTGAAAACAGAGCGGATAAGAGGAAGAGTCCAGCTGTGAGCAGCTTCAAACAGGACAGATGCATAGCGCGGTATCTCCGGAGGCAGACTTGCGAGTAAAGTATCAGTTAACAGGCCCAGTTTAACCTATCAGCAGGCAGATTGAAATGAGCGCGCACAGTCCAATTCACAGAGCGGATTATTCAAGAAGCCTCAGTAATCTTACAGAAGATCCTGCAGGATACCGGTCAGTTCGTCGTCGGAAATTTCGCGCGGATTGCCCCGCATGCTGTTGCCCCGGGAATCAGCGACGAGTGTGGGAATCTGTTCGCTGGTGACGCCCAGCTCTGAGAGTGTCGCAGGAATGCCGATACTGGCGTTTAAGGCTTCGATTTGCTGAATCAGGGAATCGGCGGCGTCGGCATCCGAGAGGGAGAGTCCGGGATCGAGGTGGCGGGCGATTTCTGCGTACTGCATTTCACAGACACTGCGGTTGGCTTTGAGCGTCGAGGGGAGCATGACGGCACAGGCGAGTCCGTGTGGAATGCGACAATGGGTTCCCAGGGCGGGGGCGACGCCGTGTGCCATGCCCAGTCCGGAGTTGGCGAGTGCGATGCCGGACAGCAGAGCGGCGTGAGCCATGCTCTCGCGACCCGTGCGGGAGTTGCCATCCGCGACAGCTTGCGGCAAGGCGGGGATGGCCAGCTTCAGACCCTGCAGGCTGAGTGCCTGGGGGATGGGTTGGGCCCGGCAGGAGATGTAGCTTTCCAGTAACTGGGTGATGGCATCCATGCCGGTGCGGGCGGTGATTTCGGGGGGTACCGAACAGGCCAGCTTCGGATCACAGAGGATGATATCGGGAATCATCTCGGGGGAACGCAGGCTCTTCTTGAAAGTGGGGGCGTAGCTGGAGATGACTGCGTTCTTGGTGGCTTCGCTGCCTGTGCCTGCCGTAGTGGGAATGGCCATTAAAGGGAGCGGTTTTGCTTTGAGTTGCAGCCCCTGCCCGACCCCTTCGAGGTAATCGAGGACGGTTTCGCTTTCCCGGTTGGTGATCATCGCGGCACACGCTTTGGCGAGGTCGATGCCGGAACCGCCGCCGATGCCGATCAGAAAGTCCCCTGCTCCCTGGGTATGGTGCTGGAGGATGTTCGTGACCTGGTCGACATCGGTTACTTCGGGTTCATGCGAAATCGTACGGATGTGTTCGCTGGAGATGCCCGCGCGGGAGAGCAGCGATTTCAATTCGTCCAGAACGCCGTTGGTTTCCAGGGAACGTGAGCCGGAGATAATCAGTGCCCGACTGCCCAGGGATGCGGCCAGTGTGCCTGCTTCCTGGAAACGATCCCAGCCAAAATGAATCTGCGGGGGAGCAAAGAAATCGTAGTGCATGGCGCTGTCTTTGTTATTAGAGAAAAATTCAGCCCGTGGCTTGCGTTGGTGACACTTCACTCGTGGGACAAGACATAAAAAAAGGGATACACTGAAAGGAGTGTATCCCCGGGACCGTATGAACTACGGTGTGTTACTTCTGCTGCAGTTCTGCTTCGATCGTTGAGACGACTTCTTTGGACTGCGGATTGGTGCGAGTCGGGAAGCGGGCAGCGATATCGCCGTCACGGCCGATCACGAACTTTTCAAAGTTCCAGCTGATAGGACCGGAGGATTTCGGCTTGGTGTTCTGAGAGGTCAGATACTTGTAGAGCGGGTCAGCGTCTTTACCGTTGACGTCAATCTTGTTGAACATGTCGAAGGTGACGCCGTAGTTCTTGGTGCAGAATTCAGAAATCTGAACCGAGGTTCCGGGCTCCTGGGCACCGAACTGGTTGCAGGGGAAACCGAGGACAACCAGACCTTTGTCTTTGTATTTTTCGTGCAGCGACTGCAGGTCTTTGTACTGGGGAGTCGCACCGCATTTGCTGGCGGTGTTGACGATCAGCAGAACTTTGCCCTTGTACTTGCTCAGATCAACGTCTTTGCCTTCCAGGGACTTCATGGTGCGATCGAGTACGGGGGGAACGGATTTCTTATCATCCTGACCGGCAATCAGAGTGGAACAGGTCAGTGCCAGCATGCTTGCCAGCAGGGTCATGGTCGTGAGGCTTCTCATCAATCTCTCCCTCATTTGGGATCCGGGCAATGTGCACGGCTCGTAAGTTAATAAAACAGACACAGGATGCTTTTCGTCGCCTCATGCGAGAACACTACGATCCCTCCAGTGTTATCGAATCAGAATGATAACCTTACTCAAATATTACATTGATGCCTGAGTAGAATCAATTGCACAGAAGTGTTTCCTGCAGGTATTGCAGGTGGGAAGCTGATTTATTTGAAGCGGACAGCTGGTGGATTAGGGAGAATAACGGCTTCAGGAGAGACGGTTGGCGAGGTTGGCTTTGTGGTAGAGGGTGCCCAGCAGTTCCGAAATGGGGAAGTCATCGTTGGTGCTGCTGGCTTCGATTTCGAGTTCATTCACCCAGCGGTTGCGGAGGTCTTTCTCGAGTTGCTCGCGGGCCGAGCTATTGAGTTCCTGGAAGTCGAACAGTTCCACGATATAGTGTTCAGAGGTATTGTCTGCATCCGGTTTGAGGGTGAAGGCGAGATGGGCCAGTGGTTCCCTGGCGATGATAAAGTCTTCGAAGGGAGCCAGTTCGAAAGATTTTTCCAGTTCGGAAATCAGGCAATGCTGAAAGGTTTCGTAGGGACGCTTCCGTTCTCCGGGGAGCATGAATTCCTGACGTTCGTAGTTCCAGTGGACCAGCCAGTGAGGCTTTCCCTCGATGGTAGTCTGAAACAGGATGAATGCACCAACAAAGTTGCTCATTGTTGTCGGTTAACCTTTCGCGGGAGGATGCTGCGCTCTGGATGTTGAAACTAGATGGCCCAATCGAATTTTATCATCACAGCAGATTCAGATGTTGTTGATTTCAGCGAAAACATGCTCATCCTCGAAGAAAGTGAGCGCAGAGCCCAGATTCCACGCTATTAGGGGAACCGCAGATTTGTGGAATTCTGAGGGAAATTCAGATTTTATGATCTTTTTCCTGTTTCCCATTGCATGCGTAGAATGGAAATTGTAGAATTACGCATAAGAGCTCACGTATGTAAGGTGAGCCCACAAAACTAATACAATCCCCCAAGACACCTGCCCCCTACACACCCGCCCCTGAAGGCAAACATTGTTGAGCCAACACTTTGGACCGTGTTTCGCCTGAGCGTAAGAAGGTTCCTTTAATGAAAATTCATCTTATCAGTGATCATCCCGATTTACCGGATATCGAGGTCAGTGTTGATGAGTTACCCGTTGTAATGGGAAGAAGTAACAATTGTGATCTGCGTGTGCTGGATCCGATGATGAGCCGCCAGCAGTGTGAATTGACCTTCCTGAACAACTCCGTTCGCGTACGTGACCTGGAATCGACCAATGGTACGATCGTGAACTCGGAAACCGTGCATGAAGCACCCCTCTACCCGGGCGATATTCTGACCATCGGAATGGCCAACTATGTCATCAGTTACTATGATGGCGAAGGTCAGGAAAGTTTCGAAGAGAGCTATTTCTCCGAGAATCCAGTTTAACAATTCCGCCTGAAGGCGGACCTCTCCCCTGGCTGACAGTGTAGTGGAATCGATTCCTGCACGTTGAATTTCTACTGAGAAATCGAAACAGCCATGTCTCACTCTGAAGAACTGTTTGATGTTGTCGATGCCGACGACCGGGTCTTGGAACAACTGCCCCGTTCCGTCGTCCACGCCCGCAAGCTCCTGCATCGTGCCGCAAATATTTTTGTCTTCAATTCCCGCGGAGAACTGCTGTTGCAGTATCGCGCCGCGACCAAAGACGAGTACCCACTGACCTACACCTCTTCTGCTTCCGGTCATCTGAGTGCCGGCGAGGATTATGCCGAGTCGGCTCGACGTGAGATGCAGGAGGAGATCGGCATCACGACGCCCCTGGAGCGACTGGCGAAATTCCCCGGAACACCCCATAACGCTTATGAGCATACGGTACTGTTTCGCACCGTTTCCGATGGCCCCTTCATGTTTGATCCGGTTGAGATTGAACGCGCGGAATTTTTCAGTATGGCCGACATCGAACGTATGCTGGAGGAAAACGCGGAAGGTTTCACGCCCCCTTTCAGGCAGCTTTTTCGCTGGTACCGGGCCTGCTACCGGGATTGAGCGTCTGCACGGAAACCTGCGGGAAGTTCAGCGGGGGACATGGCAGGAAACCTTCAACGTGAGGTATGCTTTTCGTGACCAGCGAAGTATTATTCAGGCTGATTCCCTTTCTCCTTGTCTAAATGCGATCAATTATGAGCTCAAAACCAGCCCTCTCTACGAACACTGTGGTGGGTACGAACACTGTGGTGGGACTC
This window harbors:
- a CDS encoding iron-containing alcohol dehydrogenase, which codes for MHYDFFAPPQIHFGWDRFQEAGTLAASLGSRALIISGSRSLETNGVLDELKSLLSRAGISSEHIRTISHEPEVTDVDQVTNILQHHTQGAGDFLIGIGGGSGIDLAKACAAMITNRESETVLDYLEGVGQGLQLKAKPLPLMAIPTTAGTGSEATKNAVISSYAPTFKKSLRSPEMIPDIILCDPKLACSVPPEITARTGMDAITQLLESYISCRAQPIPQALSLQGLKLAIPALPQAVADGNSRTGRESMAHAALLSGIALANSGLGMAHGVAPALGTHCRIPHGLACAVMLPSTLKANRSVCEMQYAEIARHLDPGLSLSDADAADSLIQQIEALNASIGIPATLSELGVTSEQIPTLVADSRGNSMRGNPREISDDELTGILQDLL
- a CDS encoding FHA domain-containing protein is translated as MKIHLISDHPDLPDIEVSVDELPVVMGRSNNCDLRVLDPMMSRQQCELTFLNNSVRVRDLESTNGTIVNSETVHEAPLYPGDILTIGMANYVISYYDGEGQESFEESYFSENPV
- a CDS encoding 1-phosphofructokinase family hexose kinase, which encodes MIIAAGLSPAWQQILEVTSLETGEVNRCQSAQWASSGKVINVGIAVRHLGTPCETIYPAGGFARELISNELDQLGVSSCVIPQQTPTRVCTTILDRSTGKTTELVENAQPITAEELAAFKKEYLKHLKSAQVVVLTGSLPAGTPSSFYRDLIAETHCPVILDARGPELEAALEEKPFLVKPNHEELERTLMTKLADTEALIKGMQQINQRGATWVVISQGKDTLWATSREHVYRFTPARAEVVNPIACGDSLAAGIAVALHRGKPVPDAIRRGMAAAADNLTQLLPARLSEKRMQTFYDQIEVEQIA
- a CDS encoding ATP-binding cassette domain-containing protein — protein: MSDATEPDQDCLLEARSIGRQTSAGECLVRDLSLKVHPGDRIAIVGPTGSGKSLFLRSLAMLDEIQAGDILFQNAPVADKDLPAYRSQVVYLQQRPVLIEGTVESNLKFALQFHINQDKSNNVDAVLELLSSFERPNGFLKRKSSALSGGEGQIVALLRALILAPQILLMDEPTSGLDPQTTRQFEQIIQQWLETSNQRPAFVWITHDHTQAERVATQIMTFPAGTLAPVPTTA
- a CDS encoding glutathione peroxidase yields the protein MRSLTTMTLLASMLALTCSTLIAGQDDKKSVPPVLDRTMKSLEGKDVDLSKYKGKVLLIVNTASKCGATPQYKDLQSLHEKYKDKGLVVLGFPCNQFGAQEPGTSVQISEFCTKNYGVTFDMFNKIDVNGKDADPLYKYLTSQNTKPKSSGPISWNFEKFVIGRDGDIAARFPTRTNPQSKEVVSTIEAELQQK
- a CDS encoding NUDIX hydrolase, with the translated sequence MSHSEELFDVVDADDRVLEQLPRSVVHARKLLHRAANIFVFNSRGELLLQYRAATKDEYPLTYTSSASGHLSAGEDYAESARREMQEEIGITTPLERLAKFPGTPHNAYEHTVLFRTVSDGPFMFDPVEIERAEFFSMADIERMLEENAEGFTPPFRQLFRWYRACYRD
- a CDS encoding STAS/SEC14 domain-containing protein produces the protein MSLEIIHHETENYVEINMSGKLVKQDYHDFTPTIETLIQQHGPLHMLVVLHDFHGWSMEAIWEDIKFDLKHFKDIGKLAMVGEKKWEEGMAMFCKPFTSAKVKYFDLHELDAARTWISETE
- a CDS encoding SGNH/GDSL hydrolase family protein, encoding MHLSCLKLLTAGLFLLSALFSIQAAPPAYHAVKAELVKPRQGLGNVLQKLQQGKEVNVAYLGGSITAANGWRVKTTKWLKEAFPKARIHEIHAAIGGTGSDLGVFRLQRDVLDHKPDLVFVEFAVNDGGRQPEAIWDSMDGIVRQIWQANPQTDICFVYTFRVNYEKELREGECPRAASAMELLADHYGIPSINVALKIAELEQQGKLKFQSDKPLADGIIQFSKDGVHPLDQGHEIYTEVIGDAIQKMENDSQPVNHADKLKQPFVKSHWTNAKMIPLEPSMLTGNWKKLPADNILQKRFGNRMGQIWEADEPGSRITFRFRGTQAALYDLLGPDGGQVLITVDGKPSQKPVARFDSYCTYHRISTLRLAQNLDPNQIHTVTVEIHPEQPDRTPVAFRLKNPDEELKSPKYQGTRIRVGQIMLRGELVP